A region of the Vibrio rumoiensis genome:
GTACCGTATTTGATCGCTTACCTAAGATTAAGGGTTCGCGTTGGGTATCGGTTGGTCGTCTTGATGCCAATACTGGCGGTTTATTGTTGTTCACGACGGATGGTGAACTGGCTAACCGCCTAATGCACCCAAGTCGCCAAGTTGAGCGTGAGTATTTAGTTCGTGTCTTTGGTGAAATAAACGAAGAGATGGTTCGTAACGTAACTCGTGGTGTAGAACTTGAAGACGGCATGGCTCGTTTTGAAGATGTTGTCTACGCTGGTGGTGAAGGCATGAACCATACATTTTACGTCATGATCACAGAAGGCCGTAACCGTGAAGTTCGTCGTTTGTGGGAATCACAAGGCGTAACGGTTAGCCGCCTTAAACGTGTTCGTTATGGTGATATCTTCTTAGAAAAAGCACTACCACGCGGTGGCTGGGTAGAGCTTGAGCTTAAAGAAGTGAACTACTTACGTGAAATGGTTGAGCTAAAACCAGAAAAAGAAACCTTAATTGACCCAGATAAACATTCGCGTAAACGTGATCGTTCTCGTGGTCAGAAAATTCGTCGCGCAGTTAAGCGCCACGAAGAACGTTCAACGACACCTAAAGGTCGTGGGCGTAGTGCTTCTCGCGGTAATGTTGCGACAAAAGGCACAACAACAAACAAAGTGAATAATGGTGAAGCGGTAGGTGGACGTCAAGGTAAGCAGACGAATCGTCGCAAGCCATCTTCTACGGCAGGTAAGCCTAGAACTCGTCAATAATCATTATTGAGTTTTGAGATAAAAAACAAAAAGCCCCATCAAGTTGAACTTGGTGGGGCTTTTATTTGACCAGATTCACTACGTTGTTACGACGTTAATCTCGTTTCCATAAAATATGACAAAACTTGTTATCTGGATCTCGGCTAATCAGCATGCGAGCAAACACATCATCCAAAGCATCATCAGCTTCATTGACTAATCCAACTTTCACTTCAGCATAAGTCTCTTTATCGACATCAAAACCAACGTGCTGCCCCCAGTCATCACCAGTCTCAACGACTTCAGCCGCACCTCGGTCTTCAAATTGCATTGTGAATAAGATGACATCTGCTGCTTCTAGGTTGTCGGGTGCCATTTCCAAAAAAATGTCATAGCCCACTTCGATTACATCATCGTAAGAGATTAAATCCGTCATTGTTACCTTAATTTATTTGGTTGGTGTACTTGATAAAAATTAAAAAAGCGATCAATCAAGTAGGATTAACCGCTTTAATTATTTATGAAATGATTAGTCTGCGCGGCCCATGAACTTACGCTCGGCCGTGTTGATTTTGATTTTTTCGCCGTTTGAGATGTATTCCGGTACTTGCACCACAAGACCTGTTGTTAATGTTGCAGGTTTTGTACGAGCACTCGCTGATGCACCTTTAATCGAAGGTGACGTTTCTGCAATTTCAAGTTCAACACTTGAAGGAAGCTCAACAGCAACTGGTTTTTCATTAACGATAACAACGCTTAGACCTTGAGTCTCTTCGTTGAAGAATAATGCTTCGTCTTCAATGGCCGTTTTATTGAAGTGATACGGTGTGTAATCTTCATTGTCCATGAAGACATACTCATCACCATCGATATACGAGAACATGACGCTATGACGGCTAAAGTCAGCAAGCGTTAGAATCTCATCGGCTTTGAAGCTTTCATCCGATTTTGCACCAGTTGCTACATCGTACATACGCATGCGGTAAAGGCTTGCACCAGCACGACCACTTGGTGTTAACTTGCTGATTTCACGTACTGAGAATACTCGACCGTTAAGTTCAACAACGGCATTTTTTTTAATTTCACTAGCTTTAGGCATGATTTTTCCTGAGTTAAATCTAAGAAGCACAGAGGCTCTTTGTGTTTGAAAGTATATTTGAGCAAGAAAATATCACGATATGAACCTAACACCAAAAATAATTATTCGTTTAGGTTATACCCAAAGTAATTGGAGTTGCAACAAGGCGACAAGTGAATGAAGCCCCATGAGTTTAGCTTGTCTAAATGATTGGATGAATGAGCGTTGTCAACAAAGCAGCAGCTTCAAGTACGAAGGGTATATTAAAATAGACCAATTTGCGGTGCGATAATCGATTCAAAGTCTAGTCCGATAAAAGGCAAAATCGCATCCGCAACGGGCTTTATCTGTTTATCGATATAGTGTTGATAATCGATTGGGCTTTCTAGGTAATCTTTAGGTTCAGGGCCATTGAGTGTGAACAGGTATTCAATTCGGCCTTTATTTTGATATTGAAGAGGGCGACCTAAACGTGCATTTTTGTCATCGGCTAATCGTGCTGCACGTACTTGCGGTGGAATGTTTTTTTGATACTCACTTAACTTACGACGTAAACGCTTTTGATAAACAAGATCGTCGTCATAATGTCCATTTTGAGTATCTTCGACGTACTGGCGAATAAACGTTTGTGGATCTTCATCATGAAAGATCATCGAATACAGTTTGTGTTGAAAATGATGAGAAAGAGGGGTCCAGTCGGTACGCGCACTTTCAAGGCCTTTAAAGACCATTTTTTCTTTTCCATCGGTATTAATCAGGCCGCAATAGCGTTTTTTTGATCCGGTTTCTGAGCCTCGAATAGTCGGCATTAAAAAGCGTTGATAATGGGTTTCGTATTCAAGCTCTAAGGCAGATTTCAGGTTATATTCATCTTTAATATGCTGTTGCCACCATAGGTTAATTTCTTCAATCAGCTTTTGGCCAATTTGATCGGCTTGTTGTTGGCTGTGAGGTTCGATTAAAGAGACAAACAAAGAGTCAGTGTCACCATAAATCACTTGGTAACCTTTACCTTCGATTAATACTCGTGTTTGCTTCATAATTTCATGCCCACGCATGGTAATCGAGGACGCTAACCTTGTGTCAAAGAAGCGACAACCAGAAGAACCCAACACGCCGTAAAATGAATTCATGATGATCTTGATGGCTTGCGAAAAGGCAGCTTCATTATTTTTCTTTGCAATATCACGAGCAGCCCACAATTCTTCAATCATGTTGGGTAAGAAATGTTTGGTACGGTGAAATTGCCCGCCACGAAACCCTGCAACCGCTTGATGTTCATCTTTGCCAATATCAAGCTTCAAGCCTTCGACTAATCCCATGGGATCAATCAAAAAGGTGCGGATAATCGAAGGGTAGAGTGATTTGAAATCGAGTACTAACACCGAGTGGTAGAGCCCTGGGTCGGAATCCATGACATAACCACCTGGGCTGGCAAACCAGTTTTCTGAATGAAGATTAGGGGCGATATATCCAGCTCGATGCAATTGCGGTAAATACAAATTGGTAAAGGCCGCAACTGAACCACCAATACGATCGAGTTCGACGCCGGTTAATCGAGAGCGTTCAATCGCAAATTGCAGCAAATGTGTTTTTTCAAAAATGCGGGTGACTAAACGGCAATCTTGCAAATTGTAGGTTGCGAGCGACCGTTTATCTTCTCTAAATTGGCGATTAATTTCATCCATACGATTAAATGGGTCATGGATAATTTTACCTTCGCCGAGTAAGCTTTGAGCGACGGACTCTAACGCCCAGGAGTTAAAATGGTAGGTTGCTGTTTTGAGAGTGTCGATACCATCAAGTACCACTCGACCGGGAATGGAAACAAAGCCTTGCTGAGTGTTATTCGATTGTCGGAAATACAGTTTTTGTTGTGCTCTTCCTAGCTTCAGCGGCAATTTATGCCACTCGGCTCGTTTAGCTAACAGTCGAAAATCGAAGTCGATGACATTCCATCCAATAATAATATCGGGGTCAAATTGCTCAAACCAAGCGATTAATGCGATTAGCAGGGCGTATTCGTTCTCCACCCATTGAATATGAAGACCAGTTTCACCGTGTTGTGGATCGCCAATCATAATGACTCGACTGTCCATGTGAGAGTCGAGACCTACCGAGTACAAAATACCTTTCTCTGAACATTCAATATCTAAAGAAACAACGCTAAGATTTGGTTGATAATCAGCGGCTTTACAGCGAGCTTGAGTGACTTTCTGGTAATGTTTTTGTTGTGAAAATTGGCCGGTAAATTGAATGCCACCGCGAATAAACCGTTCCATTAAGTAACGATCAGTTAGGCGGATATCGTCTTCAAAATGATCTATATCTGCTTGAGTTAATAGGTTTCTTGCTTGGTTGGCGAGTTGAATGGTCGAGAAATAACAAGCGCACACTAGCTCTTGGTTAAAAGTCTTAAGGGGAAGGGATTGGATCTCAAATGTGATGTTGTGCTTTTTTAACGTGTTGCTGGTTTCTTGTTGCTGCTCTTGTCGAACAAAAAAGACACTGCGTTCAGCAGCAATCAATAACTGAGTCGGGCCGTTATCTGTAGCAACCCAAATTTCTATTTGTGTAAGAGATCCAGACTGATGCAAATCACGAGCTTGGCGTGTTAGCACAAAGCCTTGCTCTATCTGAGATATATTCGGTGCTGTAGAACAATTCAAGCGAGAGCCAATCCTAATCGATGAAGTGGTCGTATGATAACAAATGCTTATTAATGATGTTGAGTTTTCACTTTTATATTCTTTTCGCTATCTGAGTATAAAAATGTTGTTTTTATACTAAATTCGAACTTGCATTATTAACCAAACCATTAATAATGCTTAAGTAATTGTTTGATTTTGTAGAGCTTACTTCAAGTACCCTTATACAATTACCCTTCATGGCAGGTTACATCTATCATGGATTGGTCACAAAATAGTGCTAATTCTGAGATTAACAGTCATTTTGTGATGGTAAATAAGTTAGAATGTAGTGACCAGCGGCTAATAATCTCGTTGGTCTAGCGATAATCCAAGTGTGGAGATACAAGAGTGATAAATGTTTTCCTTGTAGATGATCACGAACTGGTTCGCACAGGGATTCGACGTATAATTGAAGACGTCCGTGGAATGAAAGTAGTAGGGGAAGCTGACAGTGGTGAGAATTCTGTAAAATGGTGCCGTGCTAATCACGCGGACGTTATTTTAATGGATATGAATATGCCAGGCATTGGTGGCCTTGAAGCGACCAAGAAAATTTTACGTTTCAATCCTGACATCAAAATCATTGTTCTAACAATACATACTGAAAACCCATTTCCAACCAAAGTCATGCAAGCGGGTGCTGCTGGTTACCTAACCAAAGGTGCTGCGCCAGATGAAATGGTTAATGCGATTAGAATGGTCAACAGCGGTCAGCGTTATATTTCCCCGGAAATAGCGCAACAGATGGCATTGAGCCAGTTTTCAGCACCTTCTGATAACCCATTTAAAGAACTATCTGAACGTGAACTGCAGATCATGATGATGATCACCAAAGGTCAAAAAGTGACGGATATTTCTGAGCAACTTAACCTTAGCCCTAAAACCGTCAATAGCTATCGCTACCGATTGTTTAGTAAGTTAAATATTAATGGTGATGTTGAGTTAACGCATCTCGCAATCCGTTACGGCATGATAAATACAGAGACGTTGTAGTGCCAGACCCGTTTGATTCTGCTTCTTTTCTATCGACAGTTTCTGATCAGCCCGGTGTTTATCGAATGTATAACGCCGAGGCTGACGTTATTTATGTTGGTAAAGCCAAGAATTTATTCAAACGTCTTTCCAGTTATTTTCGTAAAAATCTAGATAACGAAAAAACTAAGGCTCTTGTTAGCCATATTGCCAAAATTGATGTCACGGTAACGCATACTGAAACCGAGGCACTAATTTTAGAGCACAACTACATTAAGCAATACCTTCCTAAATATAATGTGCTGTTAAGAGATGATAAGTCTTATCCTTATATTCTCATCACAAAGCACAAACATCCTCGT
Encoded here:
- the rluB gene encoding 23S rRNA pseudouridine(2605) synthase RluB, which encodes MSEKLQKILARAGNGSRRELETMIQAGRVSINGQVAKLGDRLEDENAIVRIDGHKVSVKDSEDVICRVLAYNKPEGELCTRHDPEGRRTVFDRLPKIKGSRWVSVGRLDANTGGLLLFTTDGELANRLMHPSRQVEREYLVRVFGEINEEMVRNVTRGVELEDGMARFEDVVYAGGEGMNHTFYVMITEGRNREVRRLWESQGVTVSRLKRVRYGDIFLEKALPRGGWVELELKEVNYLREMVELKPEKETLIDPDKHSRKRDRSRGQKIRRAVKRHEERSTTPKGRGRSASRGNVATKGTTTNKVNNGEAVGGRQGKQTNRRKPSSTAGKPRTRQ
- a CDS encoding HI1450 family dsDNA-mimic protein, giving the protein MTDLISYDDVIEVGYDIFLEMAPDNLEAADVILFTMQFEDRGAAEVVETGDDWGQHVGFDVDKETYAEVKVGLVNEADDALDDVFARMLISRDPDNKFCHILWKRD
- the efpL gene encoding elongation factor P-like protein EfpL, encoding MPKASEIKKNAVVELNGRVFSVREISKLTPSGRAGASLYRMRMYDVATGAKSDESFKADEILTLADFSRHSVMFSYIDGDEYVFMDNEDYTPYHFNKTAIEDEALFFNEETQGLSVVIVNEKPVAVELPSSVELEIAETSPSIKGASASARTKPATLTTGLVVQVPEYISNGEKIKINTAERKFMGRAD
- a CDS encoding DNA polymerase II yields the protein MNCSTAPNISQIEQGFVLTRQARDLHQSGSLTQIEIWVATDNGPTQLLIAAERSVFFVRQEQQQETSNTLKKHNITFEIQSLPLKTFNQELVCACYFSTIQLANQARNLLTQADIDHFEDDIRLTDRYLMERFIRGGIQFTGQFSQQKHYQKVTQARCKAADYQPNLSVVSLDIECSEKGILYSVGLDSHMDSRVIMIGDPQHGETGLHIQWVENEYALLIALIAWFEQFDPDIIIGWNVIDFDFRLLAKRAEWHKLPLKLGRAQQKLYFRQSNNTQQGFVSIPGRVVLDGIDTLKTATYHFNSWALESVAQSLLGEGKIIHDPFNRMDEINRQFREDKRSLATYNLQDCRLVTRIFEKTHLLQFAIERSRLTGVELDRIGGSVAAFTNLYLPQLHRAGYIAPNLHSENWFASPGGYVMDSDPGLYHSVLVLDFKSLYPSIIRTFLIDPMGLVEGLKLDIGKDEHQAVAGFRGGQFHRTKHFLPNMIEELWAARDIAKKNNEAAFSQAIKIIMNSFYGVLGSSGCRFFDTRLASSITMRGHEIMKQTRVLIEGKGYQVIYGDTDSLFVSLIEPHSQQQADQIGQKLIEEINLWWQQHIKDEYNLKSALELEYETHYQRFLMPTIRGSETGSKKRYCGLINTDGKEKMVFKGLESARTDWTPLSHHFQHKLYSMIFHDEDPQTFIRQYVEDTQNGHYDDDLVYQKRLRRKLSEYQKNIPPQVRAARLADDKNARLGRPLQYQNKGRIEYLFTLNGPEPKDYLESPIDYQHYIDKQIKPVADAILPFIGLDFESIIAPQIGLF
- the uvrY gene encoding UvrY/SirA/GacA family response regulator transcription factor, with the protein product MINVFLVDDHELVRTGIRRIIEDVRGMKVVGEADSGENSVKWCRANHADVILMDMNMPGIGGLEATKKILRFNPDIKIIVLTIHTENPFPTKVMQAGAAGYLTKGAAPDEMVNAIRMVNSGQRYISPEIAQQMALSQFSAPSDNPFKELSERELQIMMMITKGQKVTDISEQLNLSPKTVNSYRYRLFSKLNINGDVELTHLAIRYGMINTETL